In Nocardia yunnanensis, one DNA window encodes the following:
- a CDS encoding ABC1 kinase family protein — protein MAEEIPVSRARRGAELGKLIAGQAVRGAGVALSAVRDSEEEHRARTERAVIEAAEDIVTVLGSMKGLAMKAGQLLSMFDVLAVFGAAHLSPQQRERFQRKLSALYDQSAPVPFPKMRAVIEGDYGSSIDAVFAEFDESPIGAASIGQVYRARLHDGRAVAVKVQYPGIDVAVRADVKNLGLMMRLVRKVAPAVSDSALVRELATHFADEVDYRTEAANHATMAEMFRDHPFIRLPGILAELCTARVLVTELVEGLRFEQIAALPDVDRDRVGEIVLRFYLGSMLRERHFTGDPHPGNILLAPDGKVVFLDFGLVKHMDDTAVDFEIACARAAAEYRGTDLRALGVEYGLLEQDSPITADQCLRLLHEMSGWILTDAEIRITDDTAATSLLAIVDPRRGYFENFRHAYAPAEHAFARRVEYGTLALLGKLRASGNWHRIGREWTYLEPPRTELGALEHDWLTTSRA, from the coding sequence ATGGCCGAGGAAATACCCGTATCCCGCGCGCGGCGTGGAGCTGAGCTGGGGAAACTCATTGCCGGCCAAGCCGTTCGCGGTGCGGGAGTCGCGCTGTCGGCGGTTCGCGACTCCGAGGAAGAACACCGTGCCCGGACCGAACGGGCCGTTATCGAGGCGGCCGAGGACATCGTCACCGTGCTCGGAAGCATGAAGGGTCTGGCCATGAAGGCCGGACAGTTGCTGTCGATGTTCGATGTGCTCGCTGTCTTCGGTGCCGCTCATTTGTCTCCGCAGCAGCGCGAGCGCTTTCAGCGCAAACTCTCCGCCCTCTACGACCAGTCCGCACCCGTCCCGTTCCCGAAGATGCGTGCGGTCATCGAGGGCGATTACGGCAGTTCGATCGATGCGGTGTTCGCCGAGTTCGACGAATCCCCGATCGGTGCCGCCTCGATCGGTCAGGTTTATCGCGCTCGCCTGCACGATGGCCGCGCGGTCGCGGTGAAAGTGCAGTACCCCGGGATCGATGTCGCCGTCCGAGCCGACGTCAAGAACCTCGGCCTGATGATGCGCCTGGTACGCAAGGTCGCGCCAGCCGTGTCCGATTCTGCGCTCGTCCGCGAGCTCGCCACCCACTTCGCCGACGAGGTCGACTACCGCACCGAGGCCGCGAACCACGCGACGATGGCCGAGATGTTCCGCGATCATCCGTTCATCCGTCTGCCCGGCATCCTGGCCGAATTGTGCACCGCGCGAGTACTGGTCACCGAACTCGTCGAAGGACTTCGATTCGAGCAGATCGCAGCGCTTCCCGATGTCGACCGGGATCGGGTCGGCGAGATCGTGCTGCGGTTCTACCTGGGATCGATGTTGCGGGAGCGCCACTTCACCGGTGATCCGCATCCCGGCAACATCCTGCTCGCACCTGATGGCAAGGTAGTTTTCCTCGACTTCGGCCTGGTCAAGCACATGGACGACACCGCAGTGGACTTCGAAATCGCCTGTGCCAGAGCCGCTGCCGAATACCGCGGCACCGATCTGCGCGCCCTCGGCGTGGAATACGGGCTGCTCGAACAGGACTCACCGATCACCGCCGACCAGTGCCTGCGGCTGCTCCACGAAATGTCGGGCTGGATCCTCACCGATGCCGAGATCCGCATCACTGACGACACCGCCGCGACCTCACTGCTCGCGATCGTCGACCCCCGCCGCGGCTACTTCGAGAATTTTCGCCACGCGTACGCCCCCGCCGAACACGCTTTCGCCCGCCGCGTCGAATACGGAACTCTGGCCCTGCTCGGCAAACTCCGAGCCAGCGGCAACTGGCACCGGATCGGGCGCGAATGGACCTACCTGGAGCCGCCACGCACCGAACTGGGTGCACTGGAACATGATTGGCTGACGACAAGTCGAGCATGA
- a CDS encoding TetR/AcrR family transcriptional regulator gives MTELAKRGRGPGRPRDEQNTERRRRELIEAAYRVFTTKGYAAASAADIAAEIGVGYGTFYRYFDSKRAILDDVVDFGIDRLLTEIAGDVFEPATLDREVTVEELIAIWSDAVDRMCHIAESDPGLMQAMLFELPGIDEELNARILGFGGMLAATVGRFLSRAVDSGLVRDDVNTEDVGWMLLALTIPPVMRTLQGRGEADRRRYIDTAMTVFAQGLRSMEFKD, from the coding sequence ATGACCGAACTGGCCAAACGTGGCCGCGGACCCGGCAGGCCGCGCGACGAACAGAACACCGAGCGGCGACGACGCGAGCTCATCGAGGCCGCCTATCGGGTGTTCACCACGAAGGGGTATGCAGCGGCCTCGGCTGCCGATATCGCCGCCGAGATCGGTGTCGGCTACGGCACCTTCTATCGCTACTTCGACAGCAAGCGAGCGATTCTCGACGATGTCGTCGACTTCGGGATCGATCGGCTGCTCACCGAGATCGCCGGTGACGTCTTCGAACCGGCGACCCTCGATCGCGAGGTCACCGTCGAGGAACTTATCGCGATCTGGTCCGATGCGGTGGATCGGATGTGCCACATCGCCGAATCCGACCCGGGGCTGATGCAGGCAATGCTGTTCGAGCTCCCTGGCATCGACGAGGAACTCAATGCCCGCATCCTCGGTTTCGGCGGCATGCTGGCCGCGACCGTCGGCAGATTTCTTTCCCGCGCCGTAGATTCCGGACTGGTGCGAGATGACGTGAACACCGAGGATGTCGGTTGGATGCTGCTGGCGTTGACCATTCCGCCGGTCATGCGCACCCTGCAAGGCCGGGGCGAGGCGGACCGCCGTCGCTACATCGACACCGCGATGACCGTCTTCGCGCAGGGGCTGCGAAGCATGGAATTCAAGGATTAG
- a CDS encoding SDR family NAD(P)-dependent oxidoreductase → MTVAVVTGAGSGIGRASALRFAARGATVIVADIDERGGGHTVARARSAGGQAEFRRLDVADAAGWEEFAERIVRGHGVPDVVVNNAGILISGGFLEQSGDDWRRMIAVNMMGPLLGSRAFVQRMVDAGKRGAIVNVCSVGAFLPTPLCPSYVTAKAGAWMGTQALRAEFAGQGIRVSAVCPGLIATDLSAHGTRAGADAAAEADWAAKLARGQQVFGRSPDRVAAAIDRAIRWNLATVPVGIEAWAGWYLSRLSPGVMRGITGLAQMPLAEKVVRMSGRVLGGQR, encoded by the coding sequence ATGACGGTCGCGGTGGTGACCGGTGCCGGTAGCGGGATCGGCCGTGCGAGTGCGCTGCGCTTCGCCGCCCGGGGAGCGACCGTGATCGTCGCCGATATCGACGAGCGCGGCGGCGGCCACACCGTCGCCCGGGCGCGGTCCGCAGGCGGGCAGGCGGAATTCCGCCGCCTCGATGTGGCCGATGCCGCCGGGTGGGAGGAGTTCGCGGAGCGGATCGTGCGCGGCCACGGTGTACCCGACGTGGTCGTCAACAATGCCGGGATTCTCATCTCGGGCGGCTTCCTGGAGCAGAGCGGTGACGACTGGCGGCGCATGATCGCCGTCAACATGATGGGACCGCTGCTGGGGTCGCGAGCGTTCGTACAGCGCATGGTCGATGCGGGCAAGCGCGGCGCCATCGTGAATGTCTGTTCCGTCGGCGCTTTTCTACCCACTCCCCTGTGCCCCTCGTACGTGACGGCCAAGGCCGGCGCTTGGATGGGCACCCAGGCGCTCCGTGCCGAGTTCGCGGGGCAGGGCATCCGGGTGAGTGCGGTCTGTCCGGGGCTGATCGCGACCGATCTCTCGGCCCATGGCACCCGGGCGGGCGCGGACGCCGCTGCCGAGGCCGATTGGGCCGCGAAACTCGCTCGGGGACAACAGGTCTTCGGCCGGTCCCCGGATCGGGTGGCGGCCGCCATCGACCGTGCGATCCGCTGGAATCTGGCGACCGTGCCGGTGGGTATCGAAGCCTGGGCCGGATGGTATCTGTCGCGACTGTCACCCGGTGTGATGCGCGGGATCACCGGGCTGGCGCAGATGCCGTTGGCGGAGAAGGTCGTTCGAATGTCGGGCCGAGTGCTGGGGGGTCAGCGATGA
- a CDS encoding SDR family NAD(P)-dependent oxidoreductase, whose translation MRTAMVTGAGAGIGRETARLLAEGGYRVVVADINETAAQTVADEITAVGGHAYACLLDVASEAQWDKVAEWVHGEFGPAHVLVNNAGIMDTGGFVETSAAQWQRTVDIDLMSVIYGSRVFARQMIDAGIEGHIVNLSSGAAFFPARYIPAYAAAKAAVLMASQALRVELRPKGIGVTAICPGAIRTELLAHGTRAGLDAAEQEAWRTQLGKVQSLAFATPDKVARVVERSIRRNPAVVPVNPEAWIGYGLFRLSPGLVRAVGSVGSFDLADRLLPRIQPLLNRITK comes from the coding sequence ATGAGAACTGCGATGGTGACCGGCGCCGGTGCGGGTATCGGGCGCGAGACCGCCCGACTGCTCGCCGAAGGCGGCTATCGGGTGGTGGTGGCCGATATCAACGAGACGGCCGCGCAGACGGTCGCCGACGAGATCACCGCCGTCGGCGGGCACGCGTACGCCTGCCTGCTGGATGTGGCGAGTGAAGCGCAGTGGGACAAGGTCGCGGAGTGGGTGCACGGCGAGTTCGGACCGGCGCATGTCCTGGTCAACAACGCCGGGATCATGGATACCGGCGGATTCGTCGAAACCAGTGCGGCGCAATGGCAGCGCACCGTCGACATCGATCTGATGAGCGTGATCTACGGCTCGCGGGTGTTCGCCCGGCAGATGATCGACGCCGGCATCGAAGGCCACATCGTCAATCTGTCCTCCGGCGCGGCGTTCTTCCCGGCCCGCTACATTCCCGCCTACGCCGCGGCCAAGGCCGCAGTGCTGATGGCCAGTCAGGCGCTGCGAGTGGAGTTGCGCCCCAAGGGCATCGGTGTCACCGCCATCTGCCCCGGGGCCATCCGCACCGAGCTGCTCGCGCACGGCACCCGCGCCGGGCTCGATGCCGCCGAGCAGGAGGCCTGGCGCACGCAACTGGGCAAGGTCCAGTCCCTGGCGTTCGCGACGCCGGACAAGGTCGCCCGAGTCGTCGAACGGTCGATCCGCCGCAATCCCGCCGTGGTGCCGGTCAACCCCGAAGCGTGGATCGGATACGGGCTGTTCCGCCTCTCCCCCGGTCTGGTCCGTGCGGTCGGCAGCGTCGGTTCCTTCGATCTCGCGGACCGGCTGCTGCCCCGTATTCAGCCACTGCTGAACCGAATCACGAAGTGA
- a CDS encoding flavin-containing monooxygenase translates to MNNVDKPEFEVAVIGAGPGGIAAAVKLRRAGIDDFVVLERADEVGGSWHENHYPGLGVDIPALAYQYSFARKADWSRVFPLGPEVKKYHVEVAHRFGVHERVRFGVEVEREEWDDDGGYWMLHLAGGAVVTARFVISAVGAFVRPKADVGIAGATSFKGKVLRPSSWNDDYDLTGKRVGIIGTGASAVQIIPSIAPQVGQVTVFQRTPVWAVPKPDFQVPRALQRVLAIPGVQPLLHGSALVVVDLALRAVVGLPPTVVHPVMDRFDAACQSLYRRYLARVVTDPETRAALTPNFGLVAKRPTLSSSYLRAYNRDNVALVTTPIERITPTGVRTSDSTLHRFDALILATGYEVFSDPETYRPGTVLGRNGFDLAKFYNEEGLQAYQSVSVPGLPNRWTLVGPYSWTGSGWHAFVEMTADHAVRAIGETRRRKAGWCEVRKDAADAYHREVYRRGESLRYYLADLNGHVPTYYRNSQGDTTYVRPSGFFEARRGNRRFPLEDYAYGTRTPATVSA, encoded by the coding sequence ATGAACAACGTGGACAAGCCGGAATTCGAGGTCGCCGTCATCGGCGCCGGCCCCGGAGGCATCGCGGCCGCGGTGAAACTGCGCCGCGCCGGAATCGACGACTTCGTCGTCCTCGAACGCGCCGACGAGGTCGGCGGCAGCTGGCACGAGAACCACTATCCAGGTCTGGGCGTTGATATTCCGGCGCTGGCCTACCAGTACTCGTTCGCGCGCAAAGCGGACTGGAGCCGGGTGTTCCCGCTCGGGCCCGAGGTCAAGAAGTACCACGTGGAGGTCGCGCATCGGTTCGGTGTGCACGAGCGGGTGCGGTTCGGGGTCGAGGTCGAACGCGAGGAATGGGACGACGACGGCGGGTACTGGATGCTGCACCTCGCCGGTGGTGCGGTGGTGACCGCGCGTTTCGTCATCAGCGCGGTCGGCGCGTTCGTCCGGCCCAAGGCTGACGTCGGCATCGCCGGTGCGACCTCGTTCAAGGGCAAGGTGCTGCGGCCGAGCAGTTGGAACGACGACTACGACTTGACCGGTAAGCGGGTCGGCATCATCGGCACCGGAGCCAGTGCGGTCCAGATCATTCCGTCGATCGCCCCGCAGGTCGGCCAGGTGACCGTCTTCCAGCGCACGCCGGTGTGGGCAGTGCCGAAACCCGACTTCCAGGTGCCGCGCGCACTGCAGCGTGTGCTGGCGATCCCCGGGGTGCAGCCACTGCTGCACGGTAGCGCGCTGGTGGTCGTCGACCTCGCCCTACGTGCCGTCGTCGGGCTGCCGCCGACCGTCGTGCACCCGGTGATGGACCGGTTCGACGCCGCCTGTCAGTCGCTGTATCGGCGTTACCTGGCACGCGTCGTCACCGATCCCGAAACCCGTGCAGCCCTGACTCCGAACTTCGGTCTAGTGGCCAAGCGCCCGACGCTGTCCAGCAGCTATCTACGTGCCTACAACCGCGACAATGTCGCGTTGGTGACGACGCCGATCGAGAGGATCACCCCCACCGGTGTCCGGACCAGCGATTCGACCCTGCACCGATTCGACGCGCTCATTCTGGCGACCGGCTACGAGGTGTTCTCCGACCCGGAGACCTACCGACCGGGAACCGTGCTGGGGCGCAACGGATTCGACCTCGCCAAGTTCTACAACGAGGAGGGATTGCAGGCATACCAGAGTGTTTCGGTACCCGGCCTGCCCAACCGCTGGACCCTGGTCGGCCCGTACTCCTGGACCGGTTCGGGCTGGCACGCCTTCGTGGAGATGACCGCCGATCACGCGGTACGCGCCATCGGCGAGACCCGCCGGCGTAAGGCGGGCTGGTGCGAGGTCCGCAAGGACGCCGCGGACGCCTACCACCGCGAGGTGTATCGCCGCGGTGAATCACTGCGCTACTACCTCGCCGATCTCAACGGCCACGTTCCGACCTACTACCGGAACTCGCAGGGCGACACCACCTACGTGCGTCCGTCGGGCTTCTTCGAAGCCCGACGCGGCAATCGGAGATTCCCGCTCGAGGACTACGCATACGGGACCCGCACCCCGGCGACGGTGTCGGCATGA
- a CDS encoding alpha/beta hydrolase: MNQGAATGAIPVQPGRVNVEFSSRASLRLRLANALLRAVLRPAVDGLCVLGESAPLRGDRAFWIANRADALAAPLRAARGTRREMVRFSDFRAEWLWHRDDPGPDETDHGAIVYFHGGGFLAGGLNSHRRHAARIGRTAGVPVLNVDYRQLPKGHITDTVEDALTAYRYLLERGRPAERIVFAGDSAGGGLAFMAALAARARGMALPAALVAMAPFADLDPNIRRAHRNDRRDSMLSARALSIPAMIGFARDGVLDPAWSPVNHEFTGLPPVLIQVSDIEVLLPDSEALARRCAEAGVPHTLQIWNNAVHVFQAGADILPDARAAVAEIGAFIRRELDSHAGGYTKRTTAA, encoded by the coding sequence ATGAACCAGGGCGCGGCGACCGGCGCGATTCCGGTGCAACCGGGTCGGGTCAATGTCGAGTTTTCCAGCCGCGCCAGTCTGCGGCTTCGACTGGCAAACGCGTTGCTGCGCGCGGTACTGCGGCCTGCGGTCGACGGACTCTGTGTGCTCGGCGAGAGCGCCCCGCTGCGGGGTGACCGCGCCTTCTGGATCGCCAATCGTGCCGATGCACTGGCCGCACCCTTACGGGCGGCCCGTGGAACACGCCGAGAAATGGTTCGATTCAGCGACTTTCGGGCCGAATGGCTGTGGCATCGCGACGATCCGGGACCGGACGAGACCGACCACGGTGCGATCGTGTACTTCCACGGCGGTGGATTCCTGGCCGGTGGCTTGAACAGTCACCGTCGTCACGCCGCACGCATCGGCCGCACCGCCGGTGTGCCGGTGCTGAACGTGGACTACCGGCAGCTGCCGAAGGGGCACATCACCGATACGGTCGAGGACGCGCTCACCGCGTACCGCTATCTGCTCGAGCGTGGTCGTCCGGCCGAACGCATTGTGTTCGCCGGTGATTCCGCCGGTGGAGGATTGGCCTTCATGGCGGCGCTGGCCGCTCGCGCACGCGGAATGGCCTTGCCCGCCGCACTCGTGGCCATGGCCCCCTTCGCCGACCTCGATCCCAACATTCGGCGTGCGCATCGGAACGATCGACGCGATTCGATGCTGTCGGCCCGAGCATTGTCGATCCCCGCGATGATCGGTTTCGCCCGGGACGGCGTTCTCGATCCGGCGTGGTCGCCGGTGAATCACGAATTCACCGGTCTACCCCCGGTGCTGATCCAGGTGAGCGATATCGAAGTGCTGCTGCCGGATTCGGAGGCACTCGCACGCCGCTGCGCCGAAGCCGGCGTCCCGCACACCCTGCAGATCTGGAACAACGCCGTCCACGTCTTCCAGGCGGGCGCGGACATCCTGCCCGACGCGCGAGCGGCCGTCGCCGAGATCGGCGCCTTCATTCGCCGCGAACTCGACAGCCACGCCGGCGGATACACGAAACGGACTACCGCGGCATGA
- a CDS encoding flavin-containing monooxygenase, which produces MSTNSTPTFQVLVIGAGFGGIGTGVALRRSGIENFLIIEKWHKVGGTWNANTYPGVAVDVPSPIYNFSFQQRSHWSRFFAPGKEIQRYAEEVVDRQGLRGKLRLGCGATEARFDEAADLWRVRTTDGDEITARFLVSAVGALEQPKPPAIPGIDGYSGRLMHTARWDHSYDYSGKRVAVIGTGATALQVIPQLAAKVEQLTVFQRTAIWVAPKLDFPMGALSNKALDFPPTQQAVRFLGNVAVNAFLGLGLALSNYPRLTSAVLGTGEAALKAYLFTQIRDPELRRALTPTYRLGCKRPSISNAYFRTYTQPHVELVTNPIEKFTTDGIATEDGTLREFDMVVTATGFQVMDKGATPPYPVYGCGGIELGEFWDQNKYQAYEGVSVPAFPNMFHIFGPYGYAPGSVIPLIEATAAHSARAIKETVRRGATRVEIRQEPHDEYFTRMYARNKNTYLFKQGCADSRTYYINYQGDGPAFRATTQAGMYWSNRHFPLDHYRYTTTRPAVLESVAHADTSRALIPHP; this is translated from the coding sequence ATGAGTACGAACAGCACACCGACTTTCCAGGTGCTCGTCATCGGCGCGGGATTCGGCGGCATCGGCACCGGGGTGGCGCTACGCCGCTCGGGTATCGAGAACTTCCTGATCATCGAGAAGTGGCACAAGGTCGGCGGCACCTGGAATGCCAACACCTACCCCGGCGTGGCCGTCGACGTCCCCTCACCGATCTACAACTTCTCCTTCCAGCAGCGTTCACACTGGTCGCGATTCTTCGCCCCCGGCAAAGAGATTCAGCGCTACGCCGAGGAGGTCGTGGACCGGCAGGGCCTGCGCGGCAAACTGCGACTGGGCTGCGGCGCGACCGAGGCCCGCTTCGACGAAGCCGCGGATCTGTGGCGCGTACGCACCACAGACGGAGACGAGATCACCGCGCGGTTCCTGGTGAGCGCCGTCGGCGCGCTGGAACAGCCGAAGCCGCCGGCGATTCCCGGCATCGATGGCTACTCCGGCCGGCTCATGCACACCGCACGCTGGGACCACTCCTATGATTACAGCGGTAAGCGCGTCGCCGTGATCGGCACCGGAGCGACTGCGCTACAGGTGATTCCGCAACTGGCCGCCAAGGTCGAGCAGCTGACGGTCTTTCAGCGCACCGCCATCTGGGTCGCGCCCAAGCTGGATTTCCCGATGGGCGCGCTGAGCAACAAAGCCCTCGACTTCCCGCCCACGCAGCAGGCGGTGCGGTTCCTCGGCAATGTCGCGGTCAACGCGTTCCTGGGCCTGGGACTCGCCTTGTCGAACTATCCGCGCCTGACCTCGGCGGTACTCGGGACCGGCGAGGCGGCACTGAAGGCCTACCTGTTCACCCAGATTCGCGACCCCGAACTGCGCCGCGCGCTCACCCCTACCTACCGACTCGGCTGCAAACGGCCCTCGATCTCGAACGCCTATTTCCGGACCTACACCCAGCCGCACGTCGAACTGGTCACCAACCCGATCGAGAAGTTCACCACGGACGGCATCGCCACCGAAGACGGAACGCTGCGCGAGTTCGACATGGTGGTCACCGCCACCGGATTCCAGGTCATGGACAAGGGGGCAACCCCGCCCTACCCCGTCTACGGCTGCGGCGGAATCGAATTGGGCGAGTTCTGGGACCAGAACAAGTACCAGGCCTACGAGGGTGTCTCGGTCCCGGCGTTCCCCAACATGTTCCACATCTTCGGCCCCTACGGTTATGCACCGGGCTCGGTCATCCCGCTCATCGAAGCGACCGCCGCCCACAGTGCCCGGGCGATCAAGGAAACAGTGCGCCGAGGCGCGACACGGGTGGAGATCCGGCAGGAGCCACACGACGAGTACTTCACCCGCATGTACGCCCGCAACAAGAACACCTATCTGTTCAAGCAGGGCTGCGCCGACTCGCGCACGTACTACATCAACTATCAGGGCGACGGACCGGCGTTCCGCGCCACCACCCAGGCCGGAATGTATTGGAGCAACAGGCATTTCCCGCTCGATCACTACCGCTATACCACCACGAGACCGGCCGTGCTCGAATCCGTCGCCCACGCGGACACCTCGCGAGCATTGATCCCGCACCCCTGA
- a CDS encoding SRPBCC family protein: MSIFSFLHTQHPASQPAVDDTLFDTARLVITVEKTFDAPVEAVWTAIDDDHAWKWLPFPCTGVKYDSPARGVGIVREMGSPFEPLRFLWVEKEKFWRYEPNQRITFGVVSGNWLQYLLVRQYGEDKTFTDLGDGRTRVTWTIAVTLRWPLRFATWFPPLWRAAYRVVGIGPLFERRVAEVARTTRPPLRSINTNGISSAEPSSHPADKEGTK; this comes from the coding sequence ATGAGTATCTTTTCGTTCCTGCACACGCAGCATCCCGCATCGCAACCGGCGGTCGATGACACCCTGTTCGACACCGCCCGGCTGGTCATCACCGTCGAGAAAACCTTCGACGCGCCCGTGGAGGCGGTGTGGACCGCGATCGATGACGATCACGCGTGGAAATGGCTGCCGTTCCCCTGCACCGGCGTGAAGTACGACTCGCCCGCCCGTGGTGTCGGGATCGTGCGCGAAATGGGTTCACCCTTCGAGCCGCTGCGCTTCCTGTGGGTCGAGAAGGAGAAGTTCTGGCGGTACGAGCCGAACCAGCGCATCACCTTCGGTGTGGTGAGCGGCAATTGGCTGCAGTACCTGCTGGTCCGCCAGTACGGCGAGGACAAGACGTTCACCGACCTCGGCGACGGCCGGACCAGGGTCACCTGGACGATCGCGGTCACCCTGCGCTGGCCGTTACGGTTCGCCACCTGGTTCCCGCCGCTGTGGCGAGCGGCCTATCGAGTCGTCGGTATCGGCCCGCTGTTCGAGCGGCGCGTCGCTGAGGTCGCGCGCACCACCAGACCGCCGCTGCGGTCGATCAATACGAATGGAATCTCCTCGGCCGAGCCGAGCAGTCACCCG